The Mariluticola halotolerans nucleotide sequence TGACTGGGCTGAAGACTGGCAACGTGAGGTCAGTACGATTTTGCGCGCCATGCGGGTGCCGGCCTTTCCGATCAAAGGACAGGATCTGGTGCGGGCGGGGCTCAAGCCGGGGCCGGCGCTCGGGCGCAAATTGCATACGCTCGAGCGCGACTGGATCGATAGCGGGTTTATGCTCAACCGCGACGAATTGCTGCGCCGGGTGAAGAGCTAGCGCCTGTTATCCGCTCTTGTTTCAGGCGGCGTTGGACACTTTGGTAATGCGCTGTTTGATGCGCTCAACCATGTCGGGGCGGATTTCCGTCTCGCCATGGGCACTGCGCAAATGTTCCGCAGTACGCCGGACGATCTCCGCCTCATTTTCATCGCGGGTATGCCAGTTACATCCGGGAACCAGCGAACCACACTCGAAGCGTTTCATTTTGTTCTCCCTTTTCCGGTTGGCCCTACGCCCGCCAATCTAGGGAAAAAATGCGGCA carries:
- a CDS encoding DUF1059 domain-containing protein; translation: MKRFECGSLVPGCNWHTRDENEAEIVRRTAEHLRSAHGETEIRPDMVERIKQRITKVSNAA